The following proteins are co-located in the Microbacterium immunditiarum genome:
- the coaE gene encoding dephospho-CoA kinase, which yields MPLIALTGGIASGKSTIATRLAEHGAIVVDADAIVRDVQQPGSPVLDEIAREFGADVIRPDGSLDRPGLGSRVFGDDDAVARLNRIVHPAVRAESQRRFDEAFASDPRAIVVYDVPLLVEARVDDPWELIVVAHAPADVRLRRLVDLRAMSESDAAARVASQVDDSARLAIADVVIDTTGTIDDTLRQVDELWAALPELIARRPDRGGAWPY from the coding sequence ATGCCGCTCATCGCCCTGACCGGGGGGATCGCCTCGGGCAAGTCCACCATCGCCACGCGTCTCGCCGAGCACGGCGCGATCGTCGTCGACGCCGACGCGATCGTCCGCGACGTGCAGCAGCCTGGGTCGCCGGTGCTCGACGAGATCGCGCGGGAGTTCGGGGCGGATGTCATCCGCCCCGACGGCTCGCTTGACCGACCGGGTCTGGGTTCACGCGTGTTCGGCGATGACGACGCGGTCGCGCGGCTCAATCGCATCGTCCACCCCGCCGTCCGGGCCGAGTCCCAGCGGCGGTTCGACGAGGCGTTCGCCTCCGACCCGCGCGCGATCGTCGTGTACGACGTTCCGCTGCTCGTCGAGGCGCGCGTCGACGACCCGTGGGAGCTCATCGTCGTGGCCCACGCACCGGCGGACGTCCGGCTGCGGCGTCTCGTGGATCTTCGGGCGATGAGCGAGTCGGATGCCGCGGCCCGCGTCGCCTCGCAGGTGGACGACAGCGCACGGCTCGCAATCGCGGACGTCGTGATCGACACGACCGGCACGATCGACGACACCCTGCGCCAAGTCGACGAGCTGTGGGCGGCGCTTCCGGAGCTCATCGCGCGACGACCCGATCGCGGCGGGGCGTGGCCGTACTGA
- a CDS encoding response regulator transcription factor, translating into MDQQRVAVVIEDEEDIRSLLSTVLANAGFTVHGAATGAEGLRLVRDHEPLVTTLDVNMPGMDGFETAKRIRTFSSTYIVMLSARTEEIDALQGLEAGADDYIAKPFRPRELRARIDAMLRRPRHRVDIAPTAGTDPIAEPALPTNWLEHKGVRLNRDMRIATLNGQDLELTRSEFDILADLLAAGRRVRGKSDLALMLRGERYTGIEYVSDSDARAIEVHVANLRRKLGESPANPQWIETVRGVGYRLTA; encoded by the coding sequence ATGGATCAGCAGCGCGTCGCGGTGGTGATCGAAGACGAGGAAGACATCCGCTCACTCTTGAGCACCGTGCTCGCCAACGCGGGCTTCACCGTGCACGGCGCCGCCACCGGAGCCGAGGGCCTTCGCCTCGTCCGCGACCACGAGCCGCTCGTGACGACGCTCGACGTCAACATGCCCGGCATGGACGGATTCGAGACGGCGAAGCGGATCCGCACGTTCAGCTCCACGTACATCGTGATGCTCAGCGCCCGCACCGAGGAGATCGACGCACTGCAGGGACTCGAAGCCGGCGCCGACGACTACATCGCCAAGCCCTTCCGCCCGCGTGAGCTGCGCGCCCGCATCGACGCGATGCTCCGCCGTCCGCGCCATCGCGTCGACATCGCACCCACGGCCGGCACCGACCCCATCGCCGAGCCCGCCCTACCGACGAACTGGCTCGAGCACAAAGGCGTTCGCCTCAACCGCGACATGCGGATCGCGACGCTCAACGGGCAGGACCTCGAGCTCACGCGCAGTGAGTTCGACATCCTCGCCGACCTGCTCGCCGCAGGCCGCCGTGTGCGTGGCAAGAGCGATCTCGCCCTCATGCTCCGCGGTGAGCGGTACACGGGAATCGAGTACGTGAGCGACAGCGACGCCCGCGCGATCGAGGTGCACGTCGCGAACCTGAGACGCAAGCTCGGCGAGTCGCCGGCGAACCCGCAGTGGATCGAGACCGTTCGCGGCGTGGGCTATCGCCTCACCGCCTGA
- a CDS encoding SipW-dependent-type signal peptide-containing protein has product MTTTTQKDRRGAMLRASIAAVAVLGIGGAITTAAWTDQVTFAGDVQSAKFDLRGAVQGGAWYDGPIDLGDAFKNLQPGDVTKTIALKNNSTVNAYLGESVLEVDPALNGAITHSVENLPASLAPNGYVNIKVTFHVADDLPMSTAGKLQLTFPASSAR; this is encoded by the coding sequence ATGACCACGACAACGCAGAAGGATCGCCGCGGAGCCATGCTCCGGGCGAGCATCGCTGCCGTGGCCGTACTCGGTATCGGCGGCGCCATCACGACCGCCGCCTGGACCGACCAGGTGACCTTCGCCGGAGACGTTCAGTCGGCGAAGTTCGATCTGCGGGGCGCAGTCCAGGGCGGGGCCTGGTACGACGGCCCGATCGACCTCGGCGACGCGTTCAAGAACCTCCAGCCCGGTGATGTGACCAAGACCATCGCCCTGAAGAACAACTCGACGGTGAACGCCTATCTCGGCGAGAGCGTCCTCGAGGTGGACCCTGCGCTGAACGGGGCGATCACGCACAGCGTCGAGAACCTGCCCGCGTCGCTGGCTCCGAACGGGTATGTGAACATCAAGGTCACGTTCCACGTCGCGGATGACCTGCCGATGAGCACGGCGGGCAAGCTCCAGCTCACGTTCCCGGCGAGCAGCGCCCGCTGA
- the uvrB gene encoding excinuclease ABC subunit UvrB, producing the protein MQTTRSVRPFEVVSEYAPSGDQPQAIAELAARINAGETDVVLLGATGTGKSATTAWLIEAVQRPTLVLAHNKTLAAQLANEFRELMPHNAVEYFVSYYDYYQPEAYVPQTDTFIEKDSSINAEVERLRHSTTNSLLSRRDVVVVSTVSCIYGLGAPEEYMRAMVALQVGEVYDRDALIRKFIAMQYNRNDVDFSRGNFRVRGDTIEIIPVYEEYAIRIELFGDEIEALYMLHPLTGDVVQRLDSVPIFPASHYVAGTETVRRAIGTIEEELAERLKELESQNKLLEAQRLRMRTTFDLEMLQQLGFCSGIENYSRHLDGRAPGEPPHTLLDFFPDDFLMVIDESHVTVPQIGAMYEGDASRKRTLVEHGFRLPSALDNRPLRWDEFKQRIGQTVYLSATPGRYEMGVADGVVEQIIRPTGLVDPQIVVKPSKGQIDDLLEEIRVRADRDERVLVTTLTKKMAEELTDFLGEHGVRVRYLHSDVDTLRRVELLTELRAGVYDVLVGINLLREGLDLPEVSLVAILDADKEGFLRSGTSLIQTIGRAARNVSGEVHMYADTITDSMRNAIDETNRRRDKQIAYNLERGIDPQPLRKRIADITEVLAREASDTDRMLRGKAAAKTKSGKGKSPTPQLRREGIAAEGAAQLEATIADLSEQMLAAAGELKFELAARLRDEVQDLKRELRAMEKAGHA; encoded by the coding sequence ATGCAGACGACGCGATCCGTCCGACCCTTCGAGGTCGTCAGCGAGTACGCGCCGAGCGGCGACCAGCCCCAGGCGATCGCCGAGCTCGCGGCGCGCATCAACGCCGGCGAGACAGACGTCGTGCTGTTGGGGGCGACGGGAACGGGCAAGTCGGCGACGACGGCCTGGCTCATCGAGGCCGTTCAGCGGCCGACGCTCGTGCTCGCGCACAACAAAACACTGGCCGCCCAGCTCGCCAACGAGTTCCGAGAGCTCATGCCGCACAACGCGGTCGAGTACTTCGTCTCGTACTACGACTACTACCAGCCCGAGGCGTACGTCCCGCAGACAGACACCTTCATCGAGAAGGACTCGTCGATCAACGCCGAGGTGGAGCGGCTGCGTCACTCCACGACGAACTCGCTGCTCAGCCGGCGCGATGTGGTCGTCGTCTCGACGGTGTCGTGCATCTACGGCCTCGGCGCCCCCGAGGAGTACATGCGCGCGATGGTGGCGCTCCAGGTCGGCGAGGTCTACGACCGCGACGCCCTCATCCGCAAGTTCATCGCCATGCAGTACAACCGCAACGACGTCGACTTCTCGCGCGGCAACTTCCGGGTGCGCGGCGACACGATCGAGATCATCCCCGTGTACGAGGAGTACGCGATCCGCATCGAGCTGTTCGGCGACGAGATCGAGGCGCTGTACATGCTGCATCCGCTCACCGGCGATGTCGTGCAGAGGCTCGACTCTGTTCCGATCTTCCCCGCGTCGCACTACGTCGCCGGCACTGAAACCGTTCGCCGCGCGATCGGCACGATCGAAGAGGAGCTCGCCGAGCGACTGAAGGAACTCGAGTCGCAGAACAAGCTCCTCGAGGCGCAGCGCCTGCGCATGCGCACGACCTTCGATCTCGAGATGCTCCAGCAGCTCGGGTTCTGCTCCGGCATCGAGAACTACTCGCGGCACCTCGACGGCCGCGCACCGGGAGAGCCGCCGCACACGCTGCTCGACTTCTTCCCCGACGACTTCCTCATGGTGATCGACGAGTCGCACGTCACGGTGCCGCAGATCGGCGCCATGTACGAGGGCGATGCCTCGCGCAAGCGCACGCTCGTCGAGCACGGCTTCCGTCTGCCGAGCGCACTCGACAACCGTCCGCTGCGGTGGGACGAGTTCAAGCAGCGCATCGGGCAGACCGTGTACCTCTCCGCGACCCCGGGGCGCTACGAGATGGGCGTCGCGGACGGCGTCGTCGAGCAGATCATCCGACCCACCGGCCTGGTCGACCCGCAGATCGTCGTCAAGCCGTCGAAGGGTCAGATCGACGACCTGCTCGAAGAGATCCGGGTCCGCGCCGATCGCGACGAGCGTGTGCTCGTGACGACCCTGACGAAGAAGATGGCCGAAGAGCTGACCGACTTCCTCGGCGAGCACGGGGTGCGCGTGCGCTACCTGCACTCCGATGTCGATACGCTCCGCCGCGTCGAGCTGCTCACTGAGCTGCGCGCCGGCGTGTACGACGTGCTGGTCGGGATCAACCTCCTCCGCGAGGGTCTCGACCTCCCCGAGGTCTCGCTCGTCGCGATCCTCGACGCCGACAAGGAGGGCTTCCTGAGATCGGGCACGTCCCTCATTCAGACGATCGGCCGCGCCGCGCGAAATGTGTCGGGCGAGGTGCACATGTACGCCGACACCATCACGGACTCGATGCGGAACGCGATCGACGAGACGAACCGCCGCCGCGACAAGCAGATCGCGTACAACCTCGAGCGCGGAATCGACCCGCAGCCCCTGCGCAAGCGCATCGCCGACATCACCGAGGTCCTCGCGCGCGAGGCATCCGACACCGATCGGATGCTGCGCGGCAAGGCCGCCGCGAAGACGAAATCGGGCAAGGGCAAGTCGCCCACTCCGCAGCTTCGGCGCGAGGGCATCGCCGCAGAGGGGGCCGCGCAGCTCGAGGCGACGATCGCCGACCTCAGCGAGCAGATGCTCGCGGCGGCGGGAGAGCTCAAGTTCGAGCTCGCGGCGCGACTGCGCGACGAGGTGCAGGATCTCAAGCGCGAGCTCCGTGCGATGGAGAAGGCAGGGCACGCATAG
- a CDS encoding HAMP domain-containing sensor histidine kinase: protein MLLAVAATNFLTARRTDAQRTLLAKQAQLLRRVLERTRRQEQELTEVLDAVDFGVIRIGPDGEVAVTNEAHGRLQLALGAVDRTDLSDPDDPSDEHEVPAYLDDGETLLPPGELPLERALRGEAFDGQVVWFGDPSGARRALNITARRLTDTSGADAGAVVISRDVTAELTALRARDDLVASVSHELRTPLTSILGYLDLALDDEELPERVRGGLEIAERNAERLLGIVGDILAASSSSPSSAELTVSPREVSADDIARAAAEAMLPRARSRAITIETSGLEPAKVWADPMRLRQVIDNLLANAITYNRDGGSVFLGTTTDGVSTWVLVRDTGVGIGEADRARLFHRYYRASAPRGTGTGLGLSICRDIVRAHGGDIGLHSSPGVGSTFVVKLPATQAAAAAGPAWSGSVSTE from the coding sequence GTGCTGCTCGCGGTCGCCGCGACGAACTTCCTCACCGCACGACGCACTGACGCGCAGCGCACGCTCCTCGCGAAGCAGGCGCAGCTGCTCCGGCGCGTGCTCGAACGGACGCGAAGGCAGGAGCAGGAGCTGACCGAGGTGCTCGACGCCGTCGACTTCGGCGTCATCCGCATCGGACCCGACGGCGAGGTGGCGGTCACGAACGAGGCGCACGGCCGCCTGCAGCTCGCGCTCGGCGCGGTCGATCGCACGGACCTGTCTGACCCCGACGACCCCAGCGACGAGCACGAGGTGCCGGCCTACCTCGACGACGGCGAGACGCTCCTTCCGCCCGGAGAGCTGCCGCTCGAGCGGGCGCTGCGCGGCGAGGCGTTCGACGGCCAGGTCGTGTGGTTCGGCGACCCCTCGGGTGCCCGCCGCGCGCTGAACATCACGGCGCGACGGCTCACCGACACATCGGGGGCGGACGCCGGAGCGGTCGTCATCTCGCGCGACGTCACCGCGGAGCTCACCGCCCTCCGCGCGCGCGACGACCTCGTGGCATCCGTCTCGCACGAGTTGCGCACACCGCTGACCTCGATCCTCGGGTACCTCGATCTCGCGCTCGACGACGAGGAACTGCCCGAGCGCGTGCGCGGGGGACTCGAGATCGCGGAGCGCAATGCGGAGCGGCTGCTCGGCATCGTCGGGGACATCCTCGCGGCGTCGAGCTCTTCGCCCTCGTCGGCCGAGCTCACCGTGTCGCCGCGCGAGGTGAGCGCCGACGACATCGCGCGGGCGGCGGCGGAGGCGATGCTGCCGCGAGCACGGTCACGCGCGATCACGATCGAGACCAGCGGGCTCGAGCCCGCGAAGGTGTGGGCGGACCCGATGCGGCTGCGGCAGGTGATCGACAACCTCCTCGCGAATGCGATCACGTACAACCGCGACGGCGGCTCGGTGTTCCTCGGCACGACGACCGACGGAGTCTCGACGTGGGTTCTCGTGCGCGACACCGGTGTCGGCATCGGCGAGGCGGATCGCGCGCGGCTGTTCCACCGCTACTATCGAGCCTCGGCGCCGCGGGGCACCGGCACCGGGCTCGGCCTCTCGATCTGCCGCGACATCGTGCGCGCACACGGCGGCGACATCGGCCTGCACAGCTCGCCCGGCGTCGGCTCGACCTTCGTGGTCAAGCTGCCGGCGACTCAAGCCGCGGCCGCGGCCGGGCCGGCGTGGAGCGGGAGCGTGAGCACGGAATGA
- a CDS encoding MarR family winged helix-turn-helix transcriptional regulator, protein MDARDELLKLENQLCFALVTAARNVVSLYRPVLEPLGLTHPQYLVMLALWESSPRSLGDLAEELAMEPATLSPLVKRLEAQGRVSRVRRVDDERVLEISLTAAGRALREQALAVPEQIMARTGMDTEQLTRLRDGLAPFAGRRIPL, encoded by the coding sequence ATGGATGCCCGAGACGAGCTGCTCAAGCTGGAGAACCAGCTGTGCTTCGCCCTCGTGACGGCCGCGCGCAACGTCGTGTCGCTGTACCGCCCGGTCCTGGAGCCGCTCGGGCTGACGCATCCGCAGTATCTCGTGATGCTCGCGCTGTGGGAGAGCTCGCCGCGGTCGCTCGGCGACTTGGCGGAAGAGCTGGCGATGGAGCCGGCGACGCTCTCGCCGCTCGTGAAGCGCCTGGAGGCGCAGGGGCGCGTCTCTCGTGTTCGGCGTGTCGACGACGAGCGCGTCCTCGAGATCTCACTCACCGCTGCGGGGCGCGCGCTCCGCGAACAGGCCCTCGCCGTGCCCGAGCAGATCATGGCGCGGACCGGCATGGACACCGAGCAGCTCACGCGGCTCCGCGACGGGCTCGCTCCTTTCGCCGGACGCCGAATCCCGCTCTGA
- a CDS encoding signal peptidase I, whose amino-acid sequence MKRSRSTAAARAAGSAMLWVLAVIGLVSGALWVGNAAGLVQPLIVVSGSMAPEIDTGDLLVATPTPARDLRVGDVASLPNEGGVFVTHRIVELERSRDTVTLRLQGDANAHPDAQQHLLGADDPVWTPVLTIPGAGYVAETLMRPEVGVPLLAGLLALAALAMIPSRRQGREDEARPEEIAPEPDKEKELVSA is encoded by the coding sequence ATGAAGAGAAGCAGATCGACCGCAGCCGCCCGCGCCGCGGGCTCGGCCATGCTGTGGGTGCTGGCCGTAATCGGCCTGGTCAGCGGCGCTCTCTGGGTGGGGAACGCCGCGGGGCTCGTGCAGCCGCTCATCGTGGTCTCGGGCTCGATGGCGCCCGAGATCGACACGGGAGACCTGCTCGTGGCGACTCCGACGCCCGCGCGCGATCTGCGGGTGGGCGACGTCGCGTCGCTCCCGAACGAGGGTGGCGTCTTCGTGACCCATCGCATCGTCGAGCTCGAGCGCTCCCGCGACACGGTGACGCTGCGCCTGCAGGGCGACGCGAACGCGCATCCGGACGCGCAGCAGCACCTCCTCGGTGCGGATGACCCGGTGTGGACACCCGTCCTCACCATCCCCGGCGCCGGGTACGTCGCCGAGACGCTCATGAGACCGGAAGTCGGAGTCCCGCTGCTCGCGGGGCTGCTGGCCCTCGCCGCCCTCGCGATGATCCCGTCGCGACGGCAAGGCAGAGAAGACGAAGCCCGGCCCGAGGAGATCGCTCCCGAGCCGGACAAGGAGAAGGAGTTGGTGAGCGCATGA
- the uvrA gene encoding excinuclease ABC subunit UvrA, with the protein MPIVPVALPGNGTTNPGTLSVRGARVHNLKNVDLDIPRDSLVVFTGLSGSGKSSLAFDTIFAEGQRRYVESLSAYARQFLGQVDRPDVDFIEGLSPAVSIDQKSTNRNPRSTVGTITEIHDYMRLLWARIGIPHCPECGEVIQRQTVQQIADQLLELPERTRYQIVAPVVTQKKGEFVELFRELGAKGYARAIVDGELIQLAEPPVLKKSYKHDIAVVVDRLVAAPGILERVTDSVETALSLAGGIMQVNFVDEEGDDAWQSFSEKLACPNGHPLQLTEIEPRTFSFNAPFGACPACSGLGTRMSVDVDLMLGDQDLSIREGVILPWTTQGKGLFQYYERLLEGLAADLGFSLDTPWRMLPAAVKDAVLRGENYKVTVRWKNRYGREMRYSSGFEGVVPYIERQYVQAETDTQRQRWADYLREIPCPVCDGARLKPEVLSVLVHGHSIADASRLSLADAREFFEHLELTDREATIGAQVLREIRLRLDFLIQVGLNYLNLSRSAGSLSGGEAQRIRLATQIGSGLTGVLYVLDEPSIGLHQRDNRRLIETLLTLRDLGNTLIVVEHDEETIHAADWIVDIGPRAGVDGGQVVHSGPLESLLADRDSITGDYLAGRSEIPTPKKRRRIDRSRQVTVVGARENNLKDVTVDFPLGVFTAVTGVSGSGKSSLVNDILYEVLAARLNGARTVPGKHTRVIGLDNLDKVVHVDQAPIGRTPRSNPATYTGVFDRIRTLFSETPEAKARGYLPGRFSFNVKGGRCEACSGDGTIKIEMNFLPDVYVDCEVCHGKRYNRDTLAVHYKGKNIAEVLEMPIEEAAEFFEPIQAIHRYLKTLVDVGLGYVRLGQSATTLSGGEAQRVKLATELQRRSNGRSIYVLDEPTTGLHFEDVRRLLEVLGGLVDKGNTVIVIEHNLDVIKSADWVVDLGPEGGDGGGQVIATGTPEQVARVEGSHTGAFLAEVLGAQAQRRKAG; encoded by the coding sequence GTGCCAATCGTCCCTGTTGCCCTGCCCGGAAACGGGACCACCAACCCCGGAACGCTCAGCGTCCGGGGTGCTCGTGTCCACAATCTGAAGAACGTCGATCTCGACATCCCGCGCGATTCGCTCGTCGTCTTCACGGGCCTCTCGGGCTCGGGCAAGTCGAGCCTCGCCTTCGACACGATCTTCGCCGAGGGTCAGCGCCGCTACGTCGAGTCGCTGAGCGCCTACGCGCGCCAGTTCCTGGGTCAGGTCGACCGCCCCGACGTCGACTTCATCGAGGGCCTCAGCCCCGCGGTGTCGATCGATCAGAAGTCCACGAACCGCAACCCCCGCTCGACGGTCGGCACGATCACCGAGATCCACGACTACATGCGCCTGCTGTGGGCGCGGATCGGCATCCCGCACTGTCCCGAGTGCGGCGAGGTCATCCAACGCCAGACGGTGCAGCAGATCGCCGATCAGCTCCTGGAGCTCCCCGAGCGCACGCGCTACCAGATCGTCGCGCCGGTCGTCACGCAAAAGAAGGGCGAGTTCGTCGAGCTGTTCCGCGAGCTCGGCGCAAAAGGCTACGCGCGAGCGATCGTCGACGGCGAGCTCATCCAGCTCGCCGAGCCGCCCGTGCTCAAGAAGAGCTACAAGCACGACATCGCCGTCGTCGTCGACCGTCTCGTCGCGGCTCCCGGCATCCTCGAGCGCGTGACCGACTCGGTCGAGACGGCACTGTCGCTCGCCGGCGGCATCATGCAGGTCAACTTCGTCGACGAGGAGGGCGACGACGCGTGGCAGTCGTTCTCCGAGAAGCTCGCGTGCCCCAACGGCCACCCGCTGCAGCTCACCGAGATCGAGCCGCGCACGTTCTCGTTCAACGCGCCCTTCGGCGCGTGCCCCGCGTGCTCGGGCCTCGGTACGCGCATGTCGGTCGACGTCGACCTCATGCTCGGCGACCAAGACCTCTCGATCCGCGAGGGCGTCATCCTTCCGTGGACCACGCAGGGCAAGGGGCTCTTCCAGTACTACGAGCGTCTGCTCGAGGGCCTCGCGGCCGACCTCGGCTTCTCGCTCGACACTCCGTGGCGCATGCTCCCCGCCGCCGTGAAGGACGCGGTGCTCCGCGGCGAGAACTACAAGGTGACGGTGCGCTGGAAGAACCGGTACGGCCGTGAGATGCGGTACTCGTCGGGTTTCGAGGGTGTCGTGCCGTATATCGAGCGCCAGTACGTACAGGCGGAGACCGACACGCAGCGCCAGCGCTGGGCCGACTACCTGCGAGAGATCCCGTGCCCGGTGTGCGACGGGGCGCGTCTGAAGCCCGAAGTGCTGTCCGTGCTCGTGCACGGACATTCGATCGCGGATGCCTCGCGCCTGAGCCTCGCCGATGCGCGCGAGTTCTTCGAGCACCTCGAGCTCACTGACCGCGAGGCCACGATCGGCGCGCAGGTGCTCCGTGAGATCCGCCTGCGCCTGGACTTCCTCATCCAGGTGGGGCTCAACTACCTGAACCTCAGTCGCTCCGCTGGTTCGCTCTCGGGCGGGGAGGCGCAGCGCATCCGTCTCGCCACGCAGATCGGGTCGGGCCTCACGGGCGTCCTCTACGTGCTCGACGAGCCGTCGATCGGTCTGCACCAGCGCGACAACCGGAGACTGATCGAGACGCTCCTGACGCTGCGCGACCTCGGCAATACCCTCATCGTCGTCGAGCATGACGAAGAGACGATCCACGCCGCCGACTGGATCGTCGACATCGGCCCGCGCGCGGGCGTCGACGGCGGGCAGGTCGTGCACTCCGGGCCGCTCGAGTCCCTCCTCGCCGACCGCGACTCGATCACGGGCGACTACCTCGCCGGCCGCAGCGAGATCCCGACGCCCAAGAAGCGCCGCCGCATCGACCGCAGCCGTCAGGTCACGGTGGTCGGCGCACGCGAGAACAATCTCAAGGACGTGACGGTCGACTTCCCGCTCGGCGTGTTCACGGCCGTCACGGGCGTGAGCGGCTCGGGCAAGTCGTCCCTCGTGAACGACATCCTGTACGAGGTGCTTGCGGCACGGCTCAACGGCGCGCGCACGGTTCCGGGCAAGCACACGCGAGTAATCGGACTCGACAACCTCGACAAGGTCGTGCACGTCGACCAGGCGCCGATCGGGCGCACGCCGCGATCGAATCCGGCGACCTACACGGGCGTCTTCGACCGCATCCGCACGCTGTTCAGCGAGACGCCCGAGGCGAAGGCCCGCGGCTACTTGCCGGGCCGGTTCAGCTTCAACGTCAAGGGCGGCCGCTGCGAGGCGTGCTCGGGTGACGGCACGATCAAGATCGAGATGAACTTCCTGCCCGACGTGTATGTCGACTGCGAGGTGTGCCACGGCAAGCGGTACAACCGCGACACGCTCGCGGTGCACTACAAGGGCAAGAACATCGCCGAGGTGCTCGAGATGCCGATCGAAGAGGCGGCGGAGTTCTTCGAGCCGATCCAGGCGATCCACCGATACCTCAAGACGCTCGTCGACGTCGGCCTGGGCTACGTGCGACTGGGCCAGTCGGCGACGACCCTCTCGGGCGGCGAAGCGCAGCGCGTCAAGCTCGCGACAGAGCTGCAGCGCCGCTCGAACGGGCGGTCGATCTACGTGCTCGACGAGCCGACGACGGGTCTTCACTTCGAAGACGTACGCCGCCTGCTCGAGGTGCTGGGCGGTCTCGTCGACAAGGGCAACACGGTGATCGTGATCGAGCACAACCTCGACGTGATCAAGTCCGCCGACTGGGTCGTCGACCTCGGCCCCGAGGGCGGCGACGGAGGCGGACAGGTGATCGCCACCGGCACGCCCGAGCAGGTTGCGCGCGTCGAGGGAAGCCACACCGGAGCGTTCCTCGCCGAAGTGCTCGGGGCGCAGGCCCAGCGCCGGAAGGCGGGCTGA